The Enterococcus sp. 7F3_DIV0205 genome has a window encoding:
- a CDS encoding DHH family phosphoesterase, translating into MKKIRMKRILGSVFVLFLLEVILLFFLSNKYMIIAGLLILNLILINRIFYLIKKIEISNTEKIREASTIAEKSLDYAFNEVSVGIINYDPETKEAKWLNPFAEDIFYKDGQTLISSELIQTYVSRAEKGKDIFKVGDHVYRFNIDTSQNTITFRDITEESNLYQEKLEMQTAIGIVSVDNYDDITDSMDEKEISYLNSFITTMVSDWMDEYQVFYKRLNAERYFFIGQLEDIKKMMDTKFQILDKIRKESSTRDIPITLSMGISYGGETLSQTGNTAQTNLDTALVRGGDQVVVKEAKDNAKPIFYGGRTASVAKRTRVRSRAMSTAIQGILTESSDVYIMGHRFPDMDAIGSAFGMARLAKFHNKEAWVVLEQNESIPDVERVMSELEKYPDLAKQIITPKEAMKRKTDSSLLIMVDYHKPSLSISQELYEQFDKVVIIDHHRRGDEFPAKPLLAYIESSASSASELVTELIEYQSNAQRSLDKLEATLLLAGIVVDTKSFSVRTTARTFDVASYLRTCGADSSLVQYLLSSDLTSYLEMNSLIAQSEYVTPDTVIVTGSEEKEYDSVTAAKTADTLLSMVGINAAFVITKRTDKQIGISARSNGSINVQLIMENLGGGGHFTNAAVQLTNVTVAEVKEQLLKVIQQNIDVMYDPAP; encoded by the coding sequence ATGAAAAAAATTAGAATGAAACGGATTTTGGGTTCTGTATTCGTTCTCTTTTTATTAGAAGTAATATTACTTTTCTTCCTATCTAATAAATACATGATTATAGCTGGATTATTGATACTCAATCTTATACTGATCAATCGAATTTTTTACCTAATTAAAAAAATTGAGATATCAAATACAGAAAAAATCAGAGAAGCAAGTACCATTGCGGAAAAGTCGTTGGATTATGCTTTTAATGAAGTATCCGTAGGGATCATAAATTATGATCCAGAAACGAAAGAAGCCAAGTGGCTAAATCCGTTTGCAGAAGATATTTTTTATAAAGACGGTCAGACACTTATTAGCTCAGAATTGATACAGACGTATGTATCACGAGCTGAAAAAGGTAAGGATATATTTAAAGTTGGGGATCATGTGTATCGTTTTAATATTGATACAAGTCAAAATACGATTACCTTTAGAGATATCACAGAAGAGAGTAACTTGTATCAAGAAAAATTAGAGATGCAGACAGCAATTGGAATCGTATCGGTGGATAACTATGACGATATTACAGATAGTATGGATGAGAAAGAAATTTCTTACTTGAATAGTTTTATCACCACAATGGTTTCTGATTGGATGGATGAGTATCAAGTTTTTTATAAAAGACTAAACGCTGAACGGTATTTTTTCATTGGACAGTTAGAAGATATAAAGAAAATGATGGACACTAAATTTCAAATTTTAGATAAGATCAGAAAAGAATCAAGTACAAGAGATATACCAATAACATTAAGTATGGGGATTTCTTATGGTGGTGAAACACTAAGCCAAACGGGGAATACTGCCCAAACAAACTTAGATACAGCCTTAGTCAGAGGTGGAGATCAAGTAGTAGTCAAAGAAGCAAAAGATAACGCTAAACCTATTTTTTATGGGGGTAGAACAGCTTCAGTTGCAAAGAGAACACGCGTTCGTTCTCGTGCAATGAGTACTGCAATTCAAGGGATTTTAACAGAGTCTTCGGATGTTTATATCATGGGACACCGTTTTCCAGATATGGATGCGATTGGTTCGGCATTTGGTATGGCAAGATTAGCCAAATTCCATAACAAGGAAGCTTGGGTCGTTTTGGAGCAAAATGAAAGTATTCCAGATGTTGAGCGAGTGATGTCTGAATTAGAAAAGTATCCTGATCTTGCAAAGCAAATCATTACGCCAAAAGAAGCAATGAAACGAAAAACGGACAGCAGTTTATTGATCATGGTTGATTACCATAAGCCATCTCTTTCAATTTCACAAGAGTTATATGAACAGTTTGACAAAGTGGTGATTATCGATCATCATCGACGTGGTGATGAGTTTCCAGCAAAACCATTACTTGCTTATATTGAATCGTCCGCTTCATCTGCTTCAGAGTTGGTGACTGAATTGATCGAATATCAAAGTAATGCTCAAAGAAGTTTAGACAAACTTGAAGCGACATTATTGCTAGCCGGAATCGTAGTCGATACGAAGAGTTTTAGTGTTCGAACAACGGCACGCACCTTCGATGTGGCTAGCTATTTAAGAACTTGTGGTGCAGATTCATCTTTAGTACAATATTTATTAAGCTCAGATTTAACCAGTTATTTGGAGATGAACAGTTTGATTGCCCAAAGTGAGTATGTTACACCAGATACAGTTATCGTAACAGGTAGCGAAGAGAAAGAATATGATAGCGTAACTGCAGCGAAAACGGCAGATACCTTATTGTCAATGGTCGGCATCAATGCAGCTTTTGTGATAACGAAACGAACTGATAAACAAATTGGAATCAGTGCCCGCAGTAACGGGTCGATAAACGTCCAGCTGATTATGGAGAATTTAGGCGGAGGTGGTCATTTTACGAATGCTGCGGTACAATTAACAAATGTAACAGTCGCTGAAGTAAAAGAGCAACTGCTGAAAGTGATCCAACAAAATATAGATGTAATGTATGATCCAGCTCCATAA
- the rplI gene encoding 50S ribosomal protein L9 → MKVIFLQDVKGKGKKGEVKEVPTGYAQNFLIKNGYAQEANKGSISALAGQKKAQDKHEAEVLAEAKKMQEFLEKEETVVELKAKAGEDGRLFGSIPSKQIAEALNKQYKVKLDKRKLELSQPIRALGFTKVPVKLHHEVTATIKVHVVEE, encoded by the coding sequence ATGAAAGTTATTTTTTTACAAGACGTTAAAGGTAAAGGGAAAAAAGGGGAAGTAAAAGAAGTACCAACAGGTTATGCTCAAAACTTTCTCATCAAAAATGGTTACGCTCAAGAAGCAAATAAAGGAAGTATCAGTGCTTTAGCTGGACAAAAGAAAGCACAAGATAAACACGAAGCTGAAGTTTTAGCAGAAGCTAAAAAAATGCAAGAATTTCTAGAAAAAGAAGAAACAGTTGTAGAGCTTAAAGCGAAGGCTGGAGAGGATGGACGTCTCTTTGGATCTATTCCTTCAAAACAAATCGCAGAGGCCTTAAACAAGCAATATAAGGTGAAATTAGACAAACGTAAGCTAGAACTATCTCAACCAATCCGTGCATTAGGTTTTACAAAAGTTCCAGTGAAATTACATCACGAAGTAACTGCGACAATCAAAGTTCATGTTGTAGAAGAATAA
- the dnaB gene encoding replicative DNA helicase — MNEVWQDRVPPQSMEAEQAVLGSVFLDAEVIIDALEYIEPKDFYRRNHQLIFQTMLTLNDRNEAIDVITIKDRLEQENLLEDVGGLSYLSDLALAVPTAANIVYYAKIVEQKSLLRNLIQTATEIVTKGFEQGEDVETILDDAERSILEVSEKRNRSGFLSIADVLNTSIANIDQLYQNDEEITGLPTGYPALDKMTAGLQAEELIILAARPAVGKTAFALNIAQNIGTKTDRSVAIFSLEMGAESLVNRMLCAEGSIEAGHLRTGQLSEEEWQNLIIAMGSLSRAQIYIDDTPGIKITEIRAKCRKLAQERGNLGLILIDYLQLIEGTGRESRQQEVSEISRQLKKLAKELKVPVIALSQLSRGVEQRQDKRPVLSDIRESGSIEQDADIVAFLYRDDYYDRGEDGEDGDREEPEIDNVIEVIIEKNRSGARGTVELLFIKEFNKFASLSPREEF; from the coding sequence ATGAATGAAGTATGGCAAGATCGAGTACCGCCCCAAAGTATGGAAGCAGAACAGGCCGTTTTAGGGTCGGTTTTTTTAGATGCTGAGGTTATTATCGATGCGTTAGAATACATAGAACCAAAAGATTTTTATCGCCGTAATCATCAATTGATTTTTCAGACTATGCTGACTTTGAACGATCGAAATGAAGCGATTGACGTTATCACGATCAAAGATCGTTTGGAGCAAGAAAACTTACTGGAAGACGTAGGCGGTTTAAGCTATCTGTCTGATCTAGCGTTGGCTGTGCCAACTGCTGCGAATATTGTATATTATGCGAAAATCGTTGAACAAAAATCATTGCTTCGTAACTTGATTCAAACCGCTACAGAGATTGTTACTAAAGGTTTTGAACAAGGGGAAGATGTAGAAACTATCTTGGATGATGCTGAACGTAGCATTTTAGAAGTTTCAGAAAAAAGAAACCGAAGCGGATTCCTGTCAATTGCAGATGTATTGAATACGTCGATTGCAAACATTGACCAACTGTATCAAAATGATGAAGAAATCACTGGATTACCAACTGGCTATCCAGCTTTAGATAAAATGACCGCTGGACTGCAAGCAGAAGAATTGATTATTCTAGCCGCCCGTCCTGCCGTGGGGAAAACAGCATTTGCTCTGAATATCGCTCAAAATATCGGAACCAAAACAGACCGCTCTGTTGCTATTTTCAGTTTGGAAATGGGGGCAGAATCATTAGTTAACCGGATGCTTTGTGCGGAAGGTTCGATCGAAGCGGGGCACTTACGGACTGGTCAACTATCAGAAGAAGAGTGGCAAAACCTAATCATTGCAATGGGAAGCTTGTCTAGAGCTCAAATCTACATTGATGACACGCCAGGTATCAAAATTACCGAAATCCGAGCGAAATGTCGTAAACTAGCGCAAGAACGCGGTAATCTTGGGTTGATTTTAATTGATTACTTGCAACTGATTGAAGGAACTGGTCGTGAAAGTCGTCAACAAGAAGTATCTGAAATTTCCCGTCAATTGAAGAAATTAGCAAAGGAATTAAAAGTTCCTGTTATTGCACTCTCTCAATTATCTCGTGGTGTAGAACAGCGTCAGGATAAACGTCCTGTATTAAGTGATATCCGTGAATCTGGATCGATCGAGCAAGATGCCGATATCGTTGCCTTCTTATATCGTGATGATTATTATGATCGTGGTGAAGACGGAGAAGATGGCGATCGGGAAGAGCCCGAAATCGACAACGTAATTGAAGTGATCATCGAGAAAAACCGTAGTGGTGCCCGTGGAACTGTAGAACTGTTGTTTATTAAAGAATTCAATAAATTCGCTTCACTATCACCAAGAGAAGAGTTTTAG
- a CDS encoding GNAT family N-acetyltransferase codes for MKHSFCLEIDESLSLIQPTLEMAQELFEVVDSDRDHLRRFLDFVDSTTSFEPQEQYIKMKLEGYVNGTDRLFLIAYDQKIIGCIDLHFIDNNNKKAELGYWLHSSQTNKGIMTKVVKMVCAIGFEDMDLNKLSIRADTENKASNAVAVKSGFSFVGTDKSEVLMYDEFRDLNKYSLLKADFN; via the coding sequence ATGAAGCATTCTTTTTGTTTAGAGATTGACGAATCTTTATCTTTAATTCAACCAACACTTGAGATGGCACAGGAACTTTTTGAAGTTGTCGACTCAGATCGAGATCATTTAAGAAGGTTCCTAGATTTTGTTGATTCAACAACCTCTTTTGAACCGCAAGAACAATATATCAAGATGAAATTAGAAGGCTATGTCAACGGGACAGACCGCTTATTTTTAATTGCTTATGATCAAAAGATCATCGGCTGTATTGATCTACATTTTATTGATAACAATAATAAAAAGGCAGAGCTTGGTTATTGGCTTCATTCATCTCAAACCAATAAAGGTATCATGACAAAAGTAGTTAAAATGGTTTGTGCAATTGGGTTTGAAGATATGGATTTAAATAAATTAAGTATACGAGCTGATACTGAAAATAAAGCAAGTAATGCGGTGGCGGTCAAAAGTGGTTTCTCCTTTGTTGGAACGGATAAGTCTGAAGTTCTTATGTATGATGAATTTAGAGACTTGAATAAATATTCTCTTTTAAAAGCAGATTTTAACTAA
- a CDS encoding adenylosuccinate synthase, producing the protein MSSVVVVGTQWGDEGKGKITDFLSENAEVIARYQGGDNAGHTIKFDGVTYKLHLIPSGIFYKEKISVIGNGVVVNPKSLVKELAYLKENNVTTDNLRISDRAHVILPYHIQLDQLQEDAKGDNKIGTTIKGIGPAYMDKAARVGIRVADLLDKEIFEERLKINLEEKNRQFVKMFDSEPIAFEDIFEEYYEYGQQIKQYVTDTSVILNDALDAGKRVLFEGAQGVMLDIDQGTYPFVTSSNPVAGGVTIGSGVGPSKINKVVGVCKAYTSRVGDGPFPTELFDETGETIRRVGKEYGTTTGRPRRVGWFDTVVMRHSKRVSGITNLSLNSIDVLSGLDTVKICTAYELDGELIYHYPASLKELSRCKPVYEELPGWSEDITGCKTLADLPANARNYVHRISELVGVRISTFSVGPDRNQTNVLESVWAQI; encoded by the coding sequence ATGTCATCAGTTGTAGTAGTCGGAACGCAGTGGGGCGATGAAGGAAAAGGAAAGATCACGGATTTTTTAAGTGAGAATGCTGAGGTCATCGCACGTTATCAAGGCGGAGATAATGCAGGTCATACCATTAAATTTGATGGTGTTACTTATAAACTACACTTGATTCCTTCAGGTATCTTTTACAAAGAAAAAATCAGCGTGATCGGAAACGGCGTTGTAGTTAACCCGAAATCTTTAGTAAAAGAACTGGCTTATTTAAAAGAAAATAATGTAACGACAGATAACTTACGTATTTCTGACCGTGCTCACGTGATTTTACCGTATCACATCCAATTGGATCAATTACAAGAAGATGCTAAGGGTGATAATAAAATCGGTACAACAATCAAAGGAATCGGTCCAGCATACATGGATAAAGCAGCTCGTGTAGGGATTCGTGTAGCAGATTTATTAGATAAAGAAATCTTTGAAGAACGTCTAAAAATCAATTTAGAAGAAAAAAATCGTCAATTCGTCAAAATGTTCGATAGCGAACCAATTGCATTTGAAGATATTTTTGAAGAATATTATGAATATGGTCAACAAATCAAACAATACGTAACAGACACGTCTGTTATTTTAAACGATGCATTAGATGCTGGTAAACGTGTGTTATTTGAAGGCGCACAAGGTGTTATGTTAGATATCGACCAAGGAACCTATCCATTTGTAACATCATCAAATCCAGTTGCTGGAGGCGTTACGATCGGAAGCGGAGTTGGTCCTTCTAAGATCAATAAAGTCGTTGGTGTTTGTAAAGCTTATACATCACGTGTTGGTGATGGACCATTCCCTACAGAATTGTTTGATGAAACAGGAGAAACAATTCGTAGAGTTGGGAAAGAATATGGTACAACAACAGGTCGTCCACGTCGTGTGGGTTGGTTTGATACGGTTGTGATGCGTCACTCTAAACGTGTCTCTGGAATCACGAATTTATCATTGAATTCAATCGATGTTTTAAGTGGTTTAGATACAGTGAAAATCTGTACAGCCTATGAATTAGATGGCGAATTGATCTATCATTATCCAGCTAGTTTGAAAGAGTTGAGCCGTTGTAAACCAGTCTACGAAGAGCTACCAGGTTGGTCAGAAGACATCACTGGATGTAAGACCTTAGCTGATCTACCAGCGAATGCAAGAAACTATGTTCACCGTATTTCTGAATTAGTCGGTGTACGTATTTCAACATTCTCAGTAGGTCCAGACCGTAACCAAACAAATGTATTAGAAAGTGTTTGGGCACAAATTTAA
- a CDS encoding DegV family protein, with protein MTFKIMTDSCCDLPYTYLEAKDVDFISMTIQLNGKELVDDLGKTFDYDWFLEEIKIGGMPTTSQVNVGRYIEFFRPYVEKKVPILYLAFSSGLSGSYQSAMQAVDILKEEYEDAEIYVIDTKAASLGEGLLVSEAVQLKEDGHSLEDILLWLSENKMTVQSWVTVDDLKHLERGGRISKAAAAIGGLMNVKPIIIVDEQGKLQNIGKVRGRSKALKKLADETVKGMVEPLKQTLFIAYAGDLESAEKVKAMIEEKIQVREIRLHPLGPTITSHTGNGCIAVFSRGNKRA; from the coding sequence ATGACATTTAAAATAATGACAGATTCATGTTGTGATCTACCATATACATATTTAGAAGCCAAAGATGTTGATTTTATCAGTATGACAATTCAATTAAATGGCAAAGAACTAGTCGATGACTTGGGGAAAACATTTGACTATGATTGGTTTTTAGAAGAGATAAAAATTGGCGGCATGCCTACGACTTCTCAAGTAAATGTTGGGAGATATATTGAATTTTTTAGACCTTACGTGGAAAAAAAAGTTCCCATACTATATTTGGCTTTTTCTTCAGGATTAAGCGGTTCGTACCAAAGTGCTATGCAGGCTGTTGATATCCTAAAAGAAGAATATGAGGACGCTGAAATTTATGTGATCGATACAAAAGCGGCTAGTTTAGGCGAGGGATTGCTTGTGAGTGAAGCTGTTCAATTAAAAGAAGACGGACATTCTTTAGAGGATATCTTATTATGGTTATCTGAAAATAAGATGACTGTTCAGTCTTGGGTGACGGTGGATGACTTGAAACATTTAGAACGAGGTGGTAGGATTTCTAAAGCTGCCGCTGCAATTGGCGGATTGATGAATGTGAAACCAATCATTATAGTGGACGAACAAGGAAAACTACAAAATATCGGCAAAGTTCGAGGTCGTAGTAAAGCATTGAAAAAGCTGGCAGATGAGACGGTTAAAGGAATGGTCGAGCCATTAAAACAAACATTATTTATTGCCTATGCTGGGGATTTAGAGAGTGCTGAGAAAGTCAAAGCCATGATTGAAGAAAAGATTCAGGTTAGGGAGATTCGTTTACATCCTTTAGGCCCAACGATTACCAGTCATACAGGAAATGGTTGTATTGCAGTTTTCTCTAGAGGGAATAAAAGAGCGTAA
- a CDS encoding ABC-F family ATP-binding cassette domain-containing protein, giving the protein MITVNDVSLLFSDRKLFDDVNIKFTPGNCYGLIGANGAGKSTFLKILSGEIQPTTGSITLGPDERMATLKQNHFDFEDNTVLETVIMGHKRLYEVMKEKDAIYMKEDFTDEDGIKAAELEGEFAELDGWEAEPEAAVLLQGLNIPESLHDQKMSELTAGQKVKVLLAQSLFGKPDVLLLDEPTNGLDTRSINWLEEFLINFENTVIVVSHDRHFLNKVCTHMADLDFGKIKLYVGNYDFWLESSQLAAKLQSNANAKKEEQIKELQDFIARFSANASKSKQATSRKKMLDKITLDDIQPSSRRYPFVGFTPEREIGNDLLHVENVSVTIDGKKILDNISFSLNNVDKVAFIADNDIVTTTLFKVIMGEITPDTGSVRWGVTTTQAYLPKDNSKDFDTDLTILDWLRQFASKEEDDNTFLRGFLGRMLFSGEDVLKSVNVLSGGEKVRVMLSKLMLSKSNVLVLDDPTNHLDLESITALNDGLMAFTGAILFASHDHQFIQTLANRIIAVSDKGVVDRADTTYDEFLENKDVQKQLDELFSGEY; this is encoded by the coding sequence TTGATTACTGTAAATGATGTAAGTTTGCTCTTTTCAGATCGCAAACTTTTTGATGATGTAAATATTAAATTCACACCTGGTAACTGTTATGGCTTGATTGGTGCAAATGGTGCTGGTAAATCAACGTTTCTTAAAATTTTATCTGGTGAAATCCAACCAACAACTGGATCGATCACATTAGGACCAGATGAACGTATGGCAACATTGAAACAAAATCATTTTGATTTTGAAGATAATACTGTTCTGGAAACAGTTATCATGGGTCACAAACGCTTATACGAAGTAATGAAAGAAAAAGATGCAATCTACATGAAGGAAGATTTTACTGATGAAGATGGGATCAAAGCAGCCGAACTTGAGGGAGAATTTGCCGAGTTAGATGGTTGGGAAGCGGAACCAGAAGCAGCTGTTTTACTGCAAGGTTTAAACATTCCTGAAAGTCTGCATGATCAAAAAATGAGTGAGCTAACAGCTGGCCAAAAAGTCAAAGTGTTACTTGCACAATCTCTATTTGGTAAACCAGATGTTTTACTATTGGATGAGCCGACCAATGGTTTGGATACTCGTTCAATCAATTGGTTGGAAGAATTCTTGATCAACTTTGAAAACACGGTTATCGTGGTTTCCCATGACCGCCATTTCTTAAATAAGGTATGTACACACATGGCCGATCTTGATTTCGGTAAGATCAAATTATATGTTGGTAACTATGATTTCTGGTTGGAATCTAGCCAATTAGCCGCAAAATTACAATCGAATGCAAACGCGAAAAAAGAAGAGCAAATCAAAGAGTTACAAGACTTTATCGCTCGTTTCAGTGCCAATGCTTCAAAATCAAAACAAGCAACTTCTCGTAAAAAAATGCTTGATAAAATTACCTTAGATGACATCCAACCCTCTTCACGTCGTTATCCATTTGTTGGGTTTACTCCTGAAAGAGAAATCGGAAATGATCTACTTCACGTAGAAAATGTTTCTGTAACGATTGATGGTAAGAAAATTTTAGATAACATTTCTTTCTCTTTAAATAACGTTGATAAAGTAGCCTTCATTGCAGATAATGATATCGTTACAACCACTTTATTCAAGGTGATCATGGGGGAAATCACTCCTGATACTGGCAGCGTCCGTTGGGGTGTTACAACAACTCAAGCTTACCTACCAAAAGATAACAGCAAAGACTTCGATACTGATTTAACGATTTTAGATTGGTTACGTCAGTTTGCAAGTAAAGAAGAAGATGATAATACGTTCTTACGTGGATTCTTAGGAAGAATGTTGTTCTCTGGTGAAGACGTACTGAAATCAGTAAATGTGCTTTCAGGGGGCGAAAAAGTTCGTGTAATGTTGTCTAAATTGATGCTTTCTAAATCAAACGTACTTGTTTTAGATGATCCTACCAATCACTTGGATCTAGAATCGATCACTGCTTTGAATGATGGCTTGATGGCCTTCACTGGCGCCATTTTATTTGCTTCACATGACCACCAATTTATTCAAACATTAGCAAATCGGATCATTGCGGTTTCTGATAAAGGTGTTGTTGATCGCGCTGATACAACCTATGATGAATTTTTAGAAAACAAAGATGTTCAAAAACAATTGGATGAACTGTTTTCTGGTGAATATTAA